The following proteins come from a genomic window of Achromobacter deleyi:
- a CDS encoding ABC transporter substrate-binding protein, translating to MRKHFGLSAAAAAVALTLPLLASAQVKVGVTVSSTGPAASLGIPERNTVALLPKEVAGQKIEWIVLDDATDTTQAVKNSRKLASDDKVDVLIGTSVTPGSLAMVDVAAEAKVPMISVAASAKIVEPVDDKRRWVFKTPQNDALMAGALADAMAKSKVKTLGFIGFADAYGDGWLDVMQKAAKAKGIEIVSIEKYSRTDTSVTGQVLKLIGAKPDAILIAGAGTPSALPQKELKARNYGGTIYQTHGAANNDVLRVCGKDCDGMYLPAGPLLVAAQLPDSNPVKKSALAYVETYEKANGAGSTNTFGGHMWDAGQLVVAALPVALKTGAKPGTPEFRAAMRDALESIKDLPASQGVFNMSPTDHAGFDERSRVIVKVEGGKWVYQPGL from the coding sequence ATGCGCAAGCACTTCGGCTTGTCCGCGGCCGCCGCCGCCGTTGCCCTGACCCTGCCGCTGCTGGCCAGCGCCCAGGTCAAGGTGGGTGTGACGGTGTCCAGCACCGGCCCCGCCGCGTCGCTGGGTATCCCCGAGCGCAACACCGTGGCGCTGCTGCCCAAGGAAGTGGCCGGCCAGAAGATCGAGTGGATCGTCCTGGACGACGCCACCGACACGACCCAAGCCGTCAAGAACTCGCGCAAGCTGGCGTCCGACGACAAGGTCGACGTGCTGATCGGCACGTCGGTCACGCCGGGCTCGCTGGCCATGGTGGACGTGGCCGCCGAAGCCAAGGTGCCGATGATCAGCGTGGCCGCCAGCGCCAAGATCGTCGAACCCGTGGACGACAAGCGCCGCTGGGTCTTCAAGACCCCGCAGAACGACGCCCTGATGGCCGGCGCGCTCGCTGACGCCATGGCCAAGTCCAAGGTCAAGACGCTGGGCTTCATCGGCTTTGCCGACGCCTACGGTGACGGCTGGCTGGATGTGATGCAGAAGGCCGCCAAGGCCAAGGGCATCGAGATCGTCTCCATCGAAAAGTACAGCCGCACCGACACCAGCGTGACGGGCCAGGTGCTCAAGCTGATCGGCGCCAAGCCCGACGCCATCCTGATCGCCGGCGCTGGCACCCCGTCCGCGCTGCCGCAAAAGGAACTGAAGGCCCGCAACTACGGCGGCACCATCTACCAGACCCACGGCGCCGCCAACAACGACGTGCTGCGCGTCTGCGGCAAGGACTGCGACGGCATGTACCTGCCGGCCGGCCCGCTGCTGGTCGCGGCCCAACTGCCCGACAGCAACCCGGTCAAGAAGTCGGCCCTGGCCTATGTCGAGACCTACGAAAAAGCCAACGGCGCCGGTTCGACCAACACCTTCGGCGGCCACATGTGGGATGCCGGCCAGCTGGTCGTGGCCGCGCTGCCCGTGGCCCTGAAGACCGGCGCCAAGCCCGGCACGCCGGAATTCCGCGCCGCCATGCGCGACGCCCTGGAAAGCATCAAGGACCTGCCCGCGTCGCAAGGCGTGTTCAACATGTCGCCGACCGACCACGCCGGTTTCGACGAGCGTTCGCGCGTCATCGTCAAGGTGGAAGGCGGCAAGTGGGTCTACCAGCCCGGCCTGTAA
- a CDS encoding septation protein A — protein sequence MKKFLFDLFPLFLFFLAYRFTDIFVATGVAMAAAVLQIVWLKATGRATEAMHWINLTVILVFGGATIWLHSDVFIKWKPTVLYWLFGGALVFARLLFGRNLIRRLMEKQIQLPDAAWDKLNLIWAGFFLFAGAINLYVAFSGHFTESQWVSFKAFGLMGLMIVFVIGQSLWLGKHIQADDNTPPKA from the coding sequence ATGAAGAAGTTCCTGTTCGACCTCTTTCCGCTGTTCCTTTTCTTCCTGGCCTACCGGTTCACGGACATCTTCGTGGCCACCGGCGTGGCCATGGCGGCGGCGGTGCTGCAGATCGTCTGGCTCAAGGCCACCGGCCGCGCCACCGAAGCCATGCACTGGATCAACCTGACCGTGATCCTGGTGTTCGGCGGCGCCACCATCTGGCTGCACAGCGACGTCTTCATCAAATGGAAGCCGACGGTGCTGTACTGGCTGTTCGGCGGCGCCCTGGTGTTCGCCCGCCTGCTGTTCGGCCGCAACCTGATCCGCCGCCTGATGGAAAAGCAGATCCAGCTGCCGGACGCGGCCTGGGACAAGCTCAACCTGATCTGGGCCGGCTTCTTCCTGTTCGCCGGCGCCATCAATCTCTACGTGGCGTTTTCGGGGCATTTCACCGAATCCCAGTGGGTCAGCTTCAAGGCCTTCGGCCTGATGGGCCTGATGATCGTCTTCGTCATCGGCCAGTCCCTCTGGCTGGGCAAGCACATCCAGGCCGACGACAACACCCCGCCCAAGGCCTGA
- a CDS encoding energy-coupling factor transporter transmembrane component T family protein has product MIEPLYIPGDSPLHRLPAGLKLLALAAAGAGLFLVRDPAILAGACAVAGLLLWCAGATPGGVWRQVRGLVWVLLAVGAFTAWFQGWREALAVLLRIAAMVGLALAVTLSTRSSDLIAVCERVLMPLQRIGLLDAGKVSLALALALRFVPEIWRNFHEIREAQAARGLGANPVALIVPLVVLTLKRAQEVAEAIDARSL; this is encoded by the coding sequence GTGATCGAGCCCCTATATATTCCCGGCGACTCGCCGCTGCACCGGCTGCCCGCCGGCCTGAAGCTGCTGGCGCTGGCCGCGGCCGGCGCCGGGCTGTTCCTGGTGCGCGATCCCGCCATCCTGGCGGGCGCCTGCGCGGTGGCCGGCCTGCTGCTGTGGTGCGCCGGCGCCACGCCCGGCGGCGTCTGGCGCCAGGTGCGCGGCCTGGTCTGGGTGCTGCTGGCGGTTGGCGCATTCACGGCCTGGTTCCAGGGCTGGCGCGAGGCGCTGGCGGTCCTCTTGCGCATCGCCGCGATGGTCGGGCTGGCGCTGGCGGTGACGCTGTCGACCCGCAGTTCCGACCTGATCGCCGTGTGCGAACGGGTGCTGATGCCGCTGCAGCGCATCGGCCTGCTGGACGCCGGCAAGGTCTCGCTGGCATTGGCGCTGGCGCTGCGCTTCGTGCCCGAGATCTGGCGCAATTTCCACGAGATCCGCGAGGCCCAGGCGGCCCGCGGGCTGGGCGCCAACCCGGTGGCGCTGATCGTGCCGCTGGTGGTGCTGACGCTGAAGCGGGCGCAGGAAGTGGCCGAGGCCATCGACGCCCGCAGCCTGTGA
- the msrB gene encoding peptide-methionine (R)-S-oxide reductase MsrB codes for MDKVRKTDAEWQAQLSPEEYVVTRQKGTERAFTGRYWNTFTPGIYRCVGCGTALFASDTKFDAGCGWPSYFQALDPELVREERDTTHGMVRTEVLCNVCDAHLGHVFPDGPEPTGLRYCINSLSMTFEPIEE; via the coding sequence ATGGACAAAGTACGCAAAACCGACGCCGAATGGCAGGCCCAGCTGTCCCCGGAAGAATACGTCGTCACCCGCCAAAAGGGTACCGAACGCGCGTTCACCGGGCGCTACTGGAATACCTTCACCCCGGGCATCTACCGCTGCGTGGGCTGTGGCACGGCGCTGTTCGCGTCGGACACCAAGTTCGACGCCGGCTGTGGCTGGCCCAGCTATTTCCAGGCGCTCGATCCGGAACTGGTGCGCGAAGAACGCGACACCACCCACGGCATGGTGCGCACCGAGGTGCTGTGCAATGTCTGTGACGCGCACCTGGGCCACGTCTTCCCCGACGGCCCGGAACCCACCGGCCTGCGCTATTGCATCAACTCCCTGTCGATGACGTTCGAACCCATAGAAGAATGA
- a CDS encoding peptidylprolyl isomerase — MKRIVMLAAACVIAVPAFAQNVATVNGKAIPQKSLDQFVKLLVSQGATDSPQLREQVKQEMINRQVFVQAAESGGIAKQADVQTEIELARQGILVRALMADYLAKHPVSDAKVTAEYDKIKKEQAGKMEYKVRHILVEDEKTANDLLAQLKSNKGKFDDLAKKNSKDPGSAEKGGDLGWAPPTNYVQPFAQAVTQLKKGQLVDKPVQTQFGWHIIMVDDTRPVEFPPLDQVRPQLEEMLRQQTLADYQKELREKAKIQ, encoded by the coding sequence ATGAAACGCATCGTCATGCTGGCCGCCGCCTGCGTCATCGCCGTGCCCGCTTTCGCCCAGAACGTTGCCACCGTCAACGGCAAGGCCATTCCGCAGAAGAGCCTGGATCAATTCGTCAAGCTGCTGGTCAGCCAGGGCGCCACCGATTCGCCCCAGCTGCGCGAACAGGTCAAGCAGGAAATGATCAACCGCCAGGTCTTCGTGCAAGCCGCCGAATCCGGCGGCATCGCCAAGCAGGCCGACGTCCAGACCGAAATCGAACTGGCCCGCCAAGGCATCCTGGTCCGCGCCCTGATGGCCGACTACCTGGCCAAGCACCCGGTGTCGGACGCCAAGGTCACCGCCGAGTACGACAAGATCAAGAAAGAACAGGCCGGCAAGATGGAATACAAGGTCCGTCACATCCTGGTCGAAGACGAAAAGACCGCCAACGACCTGCTGGCCCAGCTCAAGAGCAACAAGGGCAAGTTCGACGACCTGGCCAAGAAGAACTCGAAGGACCCCGGCAGCGCCGAAAAGGGTGGCGACCTGGGTTGGGCGCCTCCCACCAACTACGTCCAGCCGTTCGCTCAGGCCGTGACCCAGCTCAAGAAGGGCCAACTGGTCGACAAGCCGGTGCAGACCCAGTTCGGCTGGCACATCATCATGGTCGACGACACGCGCCCGGTGGAATTCCCGCCGCTGGACCAAGTCCGTCCGCAACTGG
- a CDS encoding BolA family protein → MSETTDRITLIRERLAVLEPVSLDIQDDSHLHAGHEGSKNGAGHYRVHIVASCFAGLSAVARHRLVYHHLQDLIPYPIHALALDAQAPK, encoded by the coding sequence ATGTCAGAGACCACCGACCGCATCACCCTGATCCGGGAGCGCCTGGCCGTCCTGGAACCGGTTTCCCTGGACATCCAGGACGACTCGCATTTGCATGCTGGTCATGAAGGCAGTAAAAACGGCGCCGGCCATTATCGCGTCCATATCGTGGCGTCCTGTTTCGCAGGGCTGTCCGCCGTGGCGCGCCATAGGCTGGTGTATCATCATCTGCAAGATTTGATCCCCTATCCGATTCATGCGCTTGCGCTAGACGCCCAGGCTCCCAAATAG
- a CDS encoding biotin transporter BioY, which translates to MKSNNTVLVALFAALIVVLSLIPPIPLPGIPVPITLQTLGAMLAGAILGPGRGALACLLYLALAAIGLPVLPGGRGGLGAFFGPTGGFLVGLVAGAFVTGWLARRLAGRAAGFGGQLAGCAIACVLGGIVVVYAFGVPWLATVTKMGLAKATMAVAVFVPGDLIKAALAAWVATRVERVWPMRGR; encoded by the coding sequence ATGAAATCCAATAACACTGTGCTGGTGGCGCTGTTCGCCGCGCTGATCGTGGTGCTGAGCCTGATTCCGCCGATTCCGCTGCCGGGCATTCCGGTGCCGATCACGCTGCAGACGCTGGGCGCGATGCTGGCCGGCGCCATATTGGGGCCGGGGCGCGGCGCGCTGGCCTGCCTGCTGTACCTGGCGCTGGCGGCCATCGGCCTGCCGGTGTTGCCGGGCGGGCGTGGCGGCCTGGGGGCGTTCTTCGGGCCGACCGGCGGTTTCCTGGTGGGGCTGGTGGCGGGTGCGTTCGTGACCGGCTGGCTGGCGCGGCGCCTGGCGGGCAGGGCGGCGGGATTCGGCGGCCAGCTGGCCGGCTGCGCCATCGCCTGCGTCCTGGGCGGCATCGTGGTGGTCTATGCGTTCGGCGTGCCGTGGCTGGCGACGGTCACCAAGATGGGGCTGGCCAAGGCCACCATGGCGGTGGCGGTGTTCGTGCCGGGCGACCTGATCAAGGCCGCGCTGGCGGCGTGGGTGGCGACGCGGGTCGAACGGGTGTGGCCGATGCGCGGGCGCTGA
- a CDS encoding branched-chain amino acid ABC transporter permease, protein MDSSIALILLQDGIVNGAIYALLGMALVLVFAVTRVIFIPQGEFVAFGALTLAMLVDGKVPGTAYLLPLLGVVCLALELLRALRTRSAAGLPKAVLTCVVLPLALLWLTITYTAAGNSLWLNMLLTLLLVIPMGPMVYRIVYQPLAEATVLVLLIVSVAVHFALTGLALVFFGAEGWRTPAFVSGQVDLGFTTWSAQSLFVVATCALLIIALWLFFGKTLYGRALRATAVNRRGARLVGISTTMSGSLTFTLATAIGAMSGMLIAPITTVYYDTGFLIGLKGFVGAIIGGLASYPVAAAGSLLVGVLESFSSFWASAYKEVIVFTLIIPVLVWRSFSTHHVDEEE, encoded by the coding sequence ATGGATTCCTCAATTGCGCTGATTCTGCTGCAAGACGGTATCGTCAACGGCGCCATCTATGCCCTGCTGGGCATGGCGCTGGTGCTGGTATTCGCCGTTACGCGCGTCATTTTCATTCCCCAGGGCGAGTTCGTGGCGTTCGGTGCCCTGACGCTCGCGATGCTGGTGGACGGCAAGGTGCCCGGCACCGCCTATCTCCTGCCGCTGCTGGGCGTCGTCTGCCTGGCGCTTGAACTGCTGCGCGCGCTGCGGACCCGCAGCGCGGCAGGCCTGCCCAAGGCCGTGCTGACCTGTGTCGTCCTGCCGCTCGCGCTGCTGTGGCTGACGATCACCTACACCGCGGCCGGCAATTCCCTGTGGCTCAACATGCTGTTGACGCTGCTGCTGGTGATCCCGATGGGCCCGATGGTCTATCGCATCGTCTACCAGCCGCTGGCCGAGGCCACCGTGCTGGTGCTGCTGATCGTGTCGGTGGCGGTGCACTTCGCGCTGACCGGCCTGGCCCTGGTGTTCTTCGGCGCCGAAGGCTGGCGCACGCCCGCGTTCGTGAGCGGCCAGGTCGACCTGGGCTTCACCACCTGGTCGGCGCAGAGCCTGTTCGTGGTCGCGACCTGCGCGCTGCTGATCATCGCGCTGTGGCTGTTCTTCGGCAAGACGCTGTACGGCCGCGCGCTGCGCGCCACCGCCGTCAACCGCCGCGGGGCGCGCCTGGTCGGCATCAGCACCACTATGTCGGGCAGCCTGACCTTCACGCTGGCCACCGCCATCGGCGCCATGTCCGGCATGCTGATCGCGCCGATCACCACGGTCTATTACGACACCGGCTTCCTGATCGGCCTGAAGGGCTTCGTCGGCGCCATCATCGGCGGCCTGGCCAGCTACCCCGTGGCGGCCGCCGGCTCGCTGCTGGTGGGCGTGCTGGAATCGTTCTCGTCCTTCTGGGCCAGCGCCTACAAGGAAGTGATCGTCTTCACCTTGATTATCCCGGTTCTGGTCTGGCGTTCGTTCAGCACCCATCACGTGGACGAAGAGGAATAA
- a CDS encoding energy-coupling factor ABC transporter ATP-binding protein, with translation MLIEFDQAIVATPQTTVLRGVSVALAGRRVGIVGPNGAGKSTLARLVNGLVLPTSGCVRVGGLDTRHELKAVRRQVGFVFQNPENQIVFPIVREDLAFGLKHLEPDRAQREARIEAALADLGVAHLADRTSHTLSGGERQLVALAAVLVMRPGLVVFDEPTTQLDLRNRNRVRDAIAAMPQDAIVVSHDLTLLEDFERVLVIQDGAIAADDQPAAALRWYRNHCA, from the coding sequence ATGTTAATCGAGTTTGACCAGGCGATTGTAGCGACGCCCCAGACCACAGTGTTGCGCGGGGTGAGCGTGGCGCTGGCCGGGCGCCGGGTCGGCATCGTCGGCCCCAACGGCGCCGGCAAGAGCACGCTGGCGCGGCTGGTCAATGGCCTGGTGCTGCCGACTTCCGGCTGCGTGCGCGTCGGCGGCCTGGACACCCGGCATGAACTGAAGGCGGTGCGCCGCCAGGTCGGCTTCGTGTTCCAGAACCCCGAGAACCAGATCGTCTTCCCGATCGTGCGCGAGGACCTGGCGTTCGGCCTGAAGCACCTGGAGCCCGACCGCGCGCAGCGCGAGGCCCGCATCGAGGCCGCGCTGGCCGACCTGGGCGTGGCCCACCTGGCGGACCGCACCAGCCACACCCTGTCCGGCGGCGAGCGCCAGCTGGTGGCGCTGGCGGCGGTGCTGGTGATGCGGCCGGGGCTGGTGGTGTTCGACGAACCCACCACCCAGCTGGACCTGCGCAACCGCAACCGGGTGCGCGACGCCATCGCCGCCATGCCGCAGGACGCCATCGTGGTCAGCCACGACCTGACGCTGCTGGAAGACTTCGAGCGGGTGCTGGTGATCCAGGACGGCGCCATCGCCGCCGACGACCAGCCGGCCGCCGCGTTGCGCTGGTACCGGAATCACTGCGCGTGA